A single Dermacentor albipictus isolate Rhodes 1998 colony chromosome 3, USDA_Dalb.pri_finalv2, whole genome shotgun sequence DNA region contains:
- the LOC135921685 gene encoding mucin-21-like, with protein sequence MEENKDAQPPKTGPVPPTQDAPTTRGMKGQGAHPEGHSREDLSSKDRLQDAAERTSSGTTTAESLERQTVTEAEQTASAADPVLLPEVREELGLLAKPGTPAPAATAIHNETAEHSRSAAASPDAAPKNTATATTKESAVAENASVQATNGHEQGGRPELGGQWSSAQGPPRTDFRDRLQDAAERTSCGTATAKSLERQTATEPEQTASAADPVLLSEVREELGLLAKPGTPAPAATAIHNETAEHSRSAAASPDAAPKNTATATTKESAVAENASVQATKAHEQGGRPELGGQRSSAKPALPHSPNSTSGATTPFRQMEESMDRSVDRQLRPLRKSWKLKAACFTLTMVLLIVGSGFVVYK encoded by the coding sequence ATGGAGGAGAACAAGGACGCGCAACCCCCGAAAACGGGTCCCGTTCCACCCACGCAAGACGCGCCGACGACAAGAGGCATGAAAGGACAAGGGGCACACCCAGAAGGCCACTCCCGCGAGGACTTGTCCTCCAAGGACCGACTGCAAGACGCCGCTGAGCGAACCAGCAGCGGGACCACCACGGCCGAATCGTTGGAACGTCAAACGGTGACCGAAGCTGAGCAGACGGCATCAGCAGCAGACCCGGTTCTGCTGCCAGAAGTCCGAGAAGAACTGGGCCTCCTCGCAAAGCCTGGAACGCCGGCACCGGCCGCAACAGCTATTCATAATGAAACGGCGGAACACTCGCGTTCAGCTGCCGCTTCACCAGACGCGGCGCCGAAAAACACTGCGACAGCGACGACTAAGGAGTCCGCAGTCGCGGAAAATGCTTCGGTTCAAGCGACCAATGGCCACGAACAAGGAGGTCGACCCGAGCTAGGTGGCCAGTGGTCCAGTGCCCAAGGACCTCCAAGGACCGACTTCAGGGACCGACTGCAAGACGCCGCTGAGCGAACCAGCTGCGGGACCGCCACGGCCAAATCGTTGGAACGTCAAACGGCGACCGAACCTGAGCAGACGGCATCAGCAGCAGACCCGGTTCTGCTGTCAGAAGTCCGAGAAGAACTGGGCCTCCTCGCAAAGCCTGGAACGCCGGCACCGGCCGCAACAGCTATTCATAATGAAACGGCGGAACACTCGCGTTCAGCTGCCGCTTCACCAGACGCGGCGCCGAAAAACACTGCGACAGCGACGACTAAGGAGTCCGCAGTCGCGGAAAATGCTTCGGTTCAAGCGACCAAGGCCCACGAACAAGGAGGTCGACCCGAGCTAGGTGGCCAGCGGTCCAGTGCGAAGCCGGCGCTGCCGCATTCGCCGAACTCGACTTCGGGAGCAACCACGCCATTCCGACAGATGGAGGAGAGCATGGACCGGTCGGTAGACCGCCAACTTCGACCTCTCAGGAAAAGCTGGAAGCTCAAGGCGGCCTGCTTCACTCTCACCATGGTGCTGCTCATCGTCGGGTCTGGCTTCGTGGTGTACAAGTGA